The Citrifermentans bemidjiense Bem genome window below encodes:
- the mfd gene encoding transcription-repair coupling factor translates to MTIPVPEYLKSIKEKLAPEKSRLSLAGVDGSAPAYLLSRLMTESGPPLVVITSDQESADELARELRFFSCSHNAVLPFPGWDVTPFEAASPHPDLVGERLNALLRLMDGGARAVVVPLAAALQRVIPRETLGGVCQYLVAGEELERETLVEKLVKLGYSHVPIVEDRGSFSVRGGILDIFPPDQERPVRIEFFGDLVETMRLFDPATQRSLEPLDELVLLPSREVILSEGVVKEFTPRLKRRCDHLGIGADRRRELLEQLQHAIYPPGVDFLQPLFHPGLETLFDYAGPGATRVLVDPAAIAEACERFEADLAKAAARAELRDAITCDPADLYLAPEEFHDTLNAGRRLEFPRLELAGEGGETLRLRCVANSDLKLGVSPEGDRVLAPLTEKMVTWIAAGNRVLVPCHQAGQARRLYELLSHYRLPLDSTQDCFADVAARPPGRVEILTGEISRGFRLEEERLVVVAEEEIFGKRVKRRGLSEVKKQQLLTSLAELKPGDHMVHVDFGVAIYRGLQHLSLTGLEGDFLLLEYAGGDKLYLPVDRINLVQRYVGAEGIEPRLDRLGAAGWEKAKAKARAEVQEMAAELLKIHAAREVQQGFKFSPADDMYRAFEASFAFEETPDQAQAIDQVIADMESPRPMDRLVCGDVGYGKTEVAMRAAFKSTLDGKQVAILVPTTVLAQQHAESFASRLKDYPVRVEMLSRFRTPQQQKQILEGVKKGEVDIVIGTHRLLQKDVVFKDLGLLIVDEEQRFGVAHKERLKQFRAVVDILTLTATPIPRTLYMSLMGIRDLSIIDTPPVDRLAIKTFVSRSSDELIREAVLRELRRGGQVFFVHNRVQTIGAMAEELKRIVPEAKIAVGHGQMAEKELEQVMLSFMHGETNLLLCTTIIESGLDIPTANTLIVNRADTFGLSQLYQLRGRVGRSKSRAYAYLLIPGEGAISPEARERLKILQELTELGAGFRIATHDLELRGAGDLLGARQSGDIAAVGFELYTELLDEAVRTLKGEALPERVEPEIKLKVPAFIPEDYVRDPNQRLMIYKKLTQPTDEAEIDDIRAELADRFGQLPMAAVYLLEVMRLRVTLKRLLVKEIELAGNELVLSFHERTPVSPDAIMALLRKEKGKYRFTPDFRLYARLADGSFEGVLSEARNLLKCLG, encoded by the coding sequence ATGACCATACCCGTACCCGAATACCTGAAGAGCATTAAGGAAAAACTCGCCCCCGAAAAGAGCCGGTTGAGCCTCGCGGGGGTGGACGGCTCCGCCCCTGCTTATCTCTTGTCGCGGCTCATGACCGAGTCCGGCCCCCCCTTGGTGGTTATCACCTCTGACCAGGAGAGCGCAGACGAGCTTGCCCGCGAGCTCCGCTTTTTCAGCTGCAGCCACAACGCGGTACTCCCCTTCCCCGGCTGGGACGTCACCCCCTTCGAGGCAGCGAGCCCCCACCCGGACCTCGTGGGGGAGCGGCTGAACGCTCTTTTGCGCCTTATGGACGGCGGCGCCCGGGCCGTCGTGGTGCCGCTTGCCGCCGCGCTGCAGCGGGTGATTCCGCGCGAGACTTTGGGGGGCGTCTGCCAGTACCTTGTGGCCGGCGAGGAACTCGAGCGCGAGACCCTGGTCGAGAAGCTGGTGAAGCTAGGCTACTCCCACGTCCCCATCGTCGAGGACCGCGGCAGCTTCTCGGTGCGCGGGGGGATCCTGGACATATTCCCCCCCGACCAGGAGAGGCCGGTGCGCATCGAATTCTTCGGCGACCTGGTCGAGACCATGCGCCTTTTCGACCCGGCCACCCAGCGCTCGCTGGAGCCTCTTGACGAACTGGTGCTGCTCCCCTCCCGCGAGGTGATCCTGTCGGAGGGGGTGGTCAAGGAGTTCACGCCGAGATTGAAGCGGCGCTGCGACCACTTGGGGATCGGGGCCGACCGGCGCCGCGAGCTTTTGGAGCAGTTGCAGCACGCCATCTATCCCCCCGGTGTGGATTTCCTGCAGCCGCTTTTCCACCCGGGGCTGGAGACGCTCTTCGACTACGCAGGCCCCGGCGCTACCCGCGTCCTCGTCGACCCGGCCGCCATAGCGGAGGCGTGCGAGCGCTTCGAAGCGGATCTCGCCAAGGCGGCGGCCCGCGCCGAGCTGCGCGACGCCATCACCTGCGACCCCGCCGACCTCTACCTCGCCCCCGAAGAGTTTCACGACACGCTGAACGCCGGGCGCCGCCTGGAGTTCCCCCGCCTGGAGCTAGCCGGCGAAGGGGGGGAGACCCTCCGCCTCAGATGTGTCGCCAACAGCGACCTGAAGCTAGGGGTGAGCCCTGAGGGGGATCGGGTCCTGGCACCCTTGACCGAGAAGATGGTGACCTGGATCGCGGCGGGAAACCGCGTGCTGGTCCCGTGCCACCAGGCGGGACAGGCCAGAAGGCTCTACGAGCTCCTTTCGCATTACCGCCTCCCGCTCGACTCCACCCAGGACTGCTTCGCGGACGTGGCCGCGCGTCCCCCCGGCCGTGTCGAGATCCTGACCGGGGAGATCTCCCGCGGTTTCAGGCTTGAGGAAGAGCGCCTGGTCGTGGTCGCCGAGGAGGAGATCTTCGGCAAGAGGGTGAAGCGGCGCGGGCTCTCCGAGGTGAAGAAGCAGCAGCTGCTTACCTCGCTTGCGGAGCTTAAGCCGGGCGACCACATGGTGCACGTCGACTTCGGGGTAGCCATCTACCGCGGGCTCCAGCACCTGAGCCTCACCGGGCTGGAGGGGGACTTCCTGCTCCTGGAGTACGCCGGCGGCGACAAGCTCTACCTCCCGGTGGACCGCATCAACCTGGTGCAGCGCTACGTGGGAGCCGAGGGGATCGAGCCGAGGCTCGACCGTCTCGGCGCGGCGGGTTGGGAAAAGGCCAAGGCGAAGGCCAGGGCCGAGGTGCAGGAGATGGCGGCAGAACTCCTGAAGATCCACGCCGCGCGCGAGGTGCAGCAGGGTTTCAAGTTCTCCCCCGCCGACGACATGTACCGCGCCTTCGAGGCCTCCTTCGCCTTCGAGGAGACCCCGGACCAGGCCCAGGCCATAGACCAGGTGATCGCGGACATGGAAAGCCCGCGCCCCATGGACCGGCTGGTCTGCGGCGACGTCGGCTACGGCAAGACCGAGGTGGCCATGCGCGCCGCCTTCAAATCGACCTTGGACGGGAAACAAGTGGCGATCCTGGTCCCCACCACGGTCCTCGCCCAGCAGCACGCCGAGAGTTTCGCCTCGCGCCTCAAGGATTACCCGGTCCGGGTGGAGATGCTCTCGCGCTTCAGGACCCCCCAGCAGCAAAAGCAGATCCTGGAGGGGGTGAAGAAAGGGGAGGTCGACATCGTCATCGGCACCCACAGGCTTTTGCAAAAGGACGTGGTCTTCAAGGACCTGGGACTTTTGATCGTCGACGAGGAGCAGCGCTTCGGCGTGGCCCACAAGGAAAGGCTCAAGCAGTTCCGCGCCGTGGTCGACATACTCACCCTCACCGCTACCCCGATTCCGCGCACCCTCTACATGTCACTTATGGGGATACGCGACCTCTCCATCATCGATACGCCGCCGGTGGACCGGCTCGCCATCAAGACCTTCGTCTCCCGCTCCTCGGACGAGCTGATCCGGGAGGCGGTGCTCAGGGAGCTTAGGCGCGGCGGGCAGGTGTTCTTCGTCCACAACCGGGTGCAGACGATAGGGGCCATGGCCGAGGAACTGAAGCGGATAGTCCCCGAAGCGAAGATCGCGGTGGGGCACGGCCAGATGGCCGAGAAGGAGCTGGAGCAGGTGATGCTCTCGTTCATGCATGGCGAGACCAACCTCCTTCTTTGCACCACCATCATCGAAAGCGGCCTCGACATCCCGACCGCCAACACCCTGATCGTGAACCGGGCCGACACCTTCGGGCTGTCGCAGCTCTACCAGTTGCGCGGCAGGGTGGGGCGCTCCAAAAGCCGCGCCTACGCCTATCTCCTCATCCCCGGCGAGGGGGCCATTTCGCCTGAGGCCCGGGAGCGGTTGAAGATCCTGCAGGAGTTGACCGAGCTGGGGGCGGGGTTCAGGATCGCCACCCACGACCTGGAGCTCAGGGGGGCGGGCGACCTCTTGGGGGCGCGGCAAAGCGGGGACATCGCGGCGGTGGGATTCGAACTCTACACCGAACTTCTGGACGAGGCGGTGCGCACCCTGAAGGGTGAGGCCCTGCCGGAGCGGGTCGAGCCGGAGATCAAGCTCAAGGTTCCCGCCTTCATCCCGGAGGATTACGTACGGGACCCGAACCAGCGCCTGATGATCTACAAGAAGCTGACTCAGCCGACCGACGAGGCCGAGATAGACGATATCCGGGCGGAACTCGCCGACCGCTTCGGCCAGCTCCCCATGGCAGCTGTCTACCTGTTGGAGGTGATGCGCCTGCGGGTGACGCTGAAGCGGCTCCTGGTGAAGGAGATCGAGCTGGCCGGCAACGAGCTGGTCCTCTCCTTCCACGAGCGGACCCCCGTCTCGCCCGACGCCATCATGGCTTTGCTCAGGAAGGAGAAGGGGAAATACCGGTTCACGCCGGACTTCCGCCTATACGCGCGCCTGGCCGACGGCTCCTTCGAGGGGGTCCTTTCCGAGGCCAGAAATCTCTTGAAATGCCTAGGCTGA
- a CDS encoding peptidylprolyl isomerase: protein MHFTKTAAVLLLALCVAATGCKQKAESEAKKGPGNGIVLAEVNGAKITDNDFYKEQAALPPYLKPMTETPEGKKEMLDTMVVRELILQQSKKEGIDSSAEVAAKLEDLKKRVIVEAFLKKKVEESGNISDADMKAFYEKNKEKFQSGAQIRASHILVKSEAEAKDIQNQLKKGASFEELAKKHSIDGAAQKGGDLGWFSKGSMIPDFEKVAFGLKEGETSGIVKTQFGYHIIKKTGDRPAGARSFEDVKDQIKAAMVPERQQETFKKLKDELKKNAKLNIKEDALKELKSAPAEGGKGAGAAPGAEPAKPAQQPAQQPAQPKAR, encoded by the coding sequence GTGCATTTCACCAAGACCGCCGCAGTGCTGTTACTCGCGCTTTGCGTAGCCGCGACCGGATGCAAGCAAAAGGCAGAGAGCGAAGCTAAGAAGGGACCGGGTAACGGTATCGTTCTGGCAGAGGTCAACGGCGCGAAGATCACCGATAACGACTTCTACAAGGAGCAGGCCGCTCTCCCCCCCTACCTCAAGCCGATGACCGAGACCCCGGAAGGGAAAAAGGAGATGCTGGACACCATGGTGGTGCGCGAGCTGATCCTGCAGCAGTCTAAAAAAGAGGGCATCGACAGCAGCGCTGAAGTGGCGGCGAAGCTCGAAGACCTGAAAAAGCGCGTCATCGTCGAAGCTTTCCTCAAGAAGAAGGTCGAAGAGTCCGGCAACATCAGCGACGCCGACATGAAGGCCTTCTACGAGAAGAACAAGGAAAAGTTCCAAAGCGGCGCACAGATCAGGGCGAGCCATATCCTGGTCAAGAGCGAAGCCGAGGCTAAAGATATCCAGAACCAGCTGAAAAAGGGCGCAAGCTTCGAGGAGCTGGCCAAGAAACACTCCATAGACGGCGCAGCGCAAAAAGGTGGGGATCTCGGGTGGTTCAGCAAAGGCTCCATGATTCCCGACTTCGAGAAGGTCGCCTTCGGCCTGAAGGAGGGGGAGACCTCCGGGATCGTCAAGACCCAGTTCGGCTACCACATCATCAAGAAAACCGGCGACCGCCCCGCAGGTGCACGCTCCTTCGAGGATGTGAAGGACCAGATCAAGGCGGCCATGGTGCCGGAAAGGCAGCAGGAGACCTTCAAGAAGCTCAAGGACGAGCTCAAGAAGAACGCCAAGCTTAACATCAAGGAAGATGCCCTGAAGGAGCTGAAAAGCGCGCCGGCAGAAGGGGGCAAGGGAGCGGGCGCCGCACCCGGGGCAGAGCCCGCGAAACCGGCACAGCAGCCGGCACAGCAGCCGGCACAGCCCAAGGCGCGCTAG
- a CDS encoding peptidylprolyl isomerase: MREYYQANIAAYGGSEVYSARHIFFKVDKKGGAGELSKAETRANEVLAKARAGEDFAALAKKYSDDPAAAKDGGDLGTFKKADMLPEIGDTVSAMKPGEVSSIVRSPAGLHIIKLEGKKQDAGRPFEQVKDSIEDTLYKKKSDERFAQWVKELRAGAAIELR, translated from the coding sequence ATGCGCGAATACTACCAGGCGAACATCGCCGCCTACGGCGGCAGCGAGGTTTACAGCGCCCGCCACATATTCTTCAAGGTGGACAAGAAGGGGGGCGCCGGGGAGCTCTCCAAGGCTGAAACGCGCGCCAACGAGGTGCTGGCCAAAGCGCGCGCCGGAGAGGATTTCGCGGCTCTGGCCAAGAAGTACTCCGACGACCCGGCGGCAGCCAAAGACGGCGGCGACCTGGGGACCTTCAAGAAGGCCGACATGCTCCCCGAGATAGGGGACACCGTGTCCGCGATGAAGCCTGGCGAGGTGAGCTCCATTGTGCGCAGCCCAGCCGGGCTGCACATCATCAAGCTGGAGGGGAAGAAGCAGGACGCAGGACGCCCCTTCGAGCAGGTGAAGGACTCCATCGAGGACACCCTCTACAAGAAGAAGTCCGACGAGCGCTTCGCCCAGTGGGTAAAGGAGCTTCGTGCCGGCGCAGCCATAGAACTCCGCTAG
- a CDS encoding DnaJ C-terminal domain-containing protein, with translation MAQRDYYEVLGVKKGASVDEIKRAYRKLAVKYHPDKNPGDKQAEERFKEINEAYAVLSDPKKKEQFDQFGSTNFHQKFSQEDIFRGFNVDDMFRDQGFGTDDIFSRIFGDALRRQRGGGHGRMAVRGEDFSMEIQVTFREAYDGAEKRVAFMRDGAREELSVKIPAGIESGAKLRVAGRGGAGRMGGNSGDLYLTVTVGADPLFTREGADLVLNHEVKFSQAVLGGYIEVPTMSGAKRIKIPASIQAGTKVRLKGLGFPLVGEQARGDMYVRIAVHVPEKLSHRQRELVEQLAAEGL, from the coding sequence ATGGCACAAAGAGATTATTACGAGGTCCTTGGCGTAAAGAAAGGGGCCTCTGTCGACGAGATAAAGCGGGCCTACCGCAAACTCGCCGTGAAATACCACCCAGACAAGAACCCGGGAGACAAACAGGCCGAGGAGCGCTTCAAGGAGATAAACGAGGCGTACGCGGTCCTGTCGGATCCCAAGAAGAAGGAGCAATTCGACCAGTTCGGTTCCACCAACTTCCATCAGAAATTCTCCCAGGAGGACATCTTCAGGGGGTTCAACGTCGACGACATGTTCCGCGACCAGGGGTTCGGCACCGACGACATCTTTTCCCGTATCTTCGGCGACGCCCTAAGGCGCCAGCGCGGCGGCGGGCACGGGCGGATGGCGGTAAGGGGCGAGGACTTCTCCATGGAGATCCAGGTTACCTTCCGCGAGGCGTACGACGGGGCCGAGAAGCGTGTCGCCTTCATGCGCGACGGCGCCCGCGAGGAACTGTCGGTGAAGATCCCGGCGGGGATCGAGAGCGGTGCGAAGCTCCGGGTCGCCGGGCGGGGAGGCGCGGGGCGCATGGGAGGGAACTCCGGGGACCTCTATCTCACCGTGACTGTGGGGGCGGATCCGCTCTTTACCCGCGAGGGGGCCGACCTGGTGCTGAACCACGAGGTGAAATTCTCCCAGGCGGTGCTCGGTGGATACATCGAGGTCCCCACCATGTCCGGCGCCAAGCGGATCAAGATACCGGCCAGCATCCAGGCGGGTACCAAGGTGAGGCTCAAGGGGCTCGGGTTCCCTCTGGTCGGGGAGCAGGCACGCGGCGACATGTACGTGAGGATCGCGGTTCATGTCCCGGAAAAACTGAGCCACCGCCAGCGTGAGCTGGTGGAGCAACTGGCGGCAGAAGGGTTGTAA
- a CDS encoding protoporphyrinogen/coproporphyrinogen oxidase: MKQFDAIVIGAGISGLSFANYSAAAGLNTLVLEKSGRVGGCFHSHRFDGEAAGFWLELGAHTCYNSYQGLIGLMERHGMMESILAREKVSFKMLVDNEIKSITSQLSFPELFGSAWRIFTLKKEGESVASYYGRIVGRKNYDRVFAPAFNAVISQRANDFPADMLFNKRPRRKDVIKSFTLQGGLNTVIDKLSAAAGITVVTGAEVARVAQGGKGYVVELAGGEGFEAPRLVLATPPPASAQLSGEISPELSRLFTQIKVENIETVGAAVKKGKLTLPSMAGIIPIGENFYSAVSRDTVPHDSYRGFSFHFKSGGGALEAKLKRVAAVLRVKPEDLEQVVQRESQLPSPVVGHKALTDRIDQITSGQKLYVTGNYFAGMAIEDCIVRSRKEYERFTAAL, translated from the coding sequence ATGAAGCAATTCGACGCCATCGTCATAGGTGCAGGAATCAGCGGACTCAGCTTTGCCAACTACTCTGCTGCCGCGGGACTGAACACGCTGGTCCTGGAGAAGAGCGGCCGGGTGGGCGGGTGCTTCCATTCGCACCGCTTCGACGGTGAAGCGGCTGGCTTCTGGCTCGAACTGGGGGCGCACACCTGTTACAACTCCTACCAGGGGTTGATCGGGCTTATGGAGCGGCACGGCATGATGGAGAGCATCCTGGCCAGGGAGAAAGTCTCCTTCAAGATGCTTGTCGACAACGAGATAAAGAGCATAACCTCGCAACTCTCCTTCCCCGAGCTGTTCGGCTCCGCATGGCGGATCTTCACCCTTAAAAAAGAGGGGGAGAGCGTCGCCTCCTACTACGGGCGCATCGTGGGGCGCAAGAATTACGACCGGGTCTTCGCACCGGCTTTCAACGCGGTCATCTCGCAGCGCGCCAACGACTTTCCCGCCGACATGCTCTTCAACAAGCGACCCAGGAGAAAAGACGTCATCAAGAGCTTCACCCTGCAGGGGGGGCTCAACACCGTGATCGACAAGCTCTCCGCCGCTGCCGGCATCACCGTTGTAACCGGCGCCGAGGTGGCCCGGGTGGCGCAGGGGGGGAAAGGTTACGTCGTTGAACTCGCCGGCGGCGAGGGTTTCGAGGCGCCGCGGCTGGTTTTGGCCACCCCGCCCCCCGCATCCGCGCAACTTTCCGGCGAGATCTCCCCCGAACTCTCCCGCCTCTTCACGCAGATCAAGGTGGAGAACATAGAGACGGTAGGTGCCGCGGTCAAGAAAGGGAAGCTGACGCTCCCCTCCATGGCCGGCATCATCCCCATCGGCGAGAACTTCTATTCCGCCGTTTCCCGGGACACCGTGCCGCACGACAGTTACCGCGGCTTCAGTTTCCACTTCAAGTCCGGGGGAGGGGCGCTGGAGGCTAAGCTCAAACGGGTGGCAGCAGTGCTGCGCGTGAAACCGGAAGACCTCGAACAGGTAGTGCAGCGGGAAAGCCAGCTCCCATCGCCGGTGGTCGGGCACAAGGCGCTGACCGACCGGATCGACCAGATCACCTCCGGCCAGAAGCTGTACGTCACCGGCAACTACTTTGCCGGCATGGCCATAGAGGACTGCATCGTGCGGTCGAGAAAAGAATATGAGAGGTTCACGGCAGCGCTTTAG
- a CDS encoding four helix bundle suffix domain-containing protein yields MENEALIPAHGGYRNLKSFQVAQLAYDVTVRFCDRYIGKSSRTHDQMVQAARSGVQNIAEGSQASGTSKKTEMKLTSVARASLEELRLDYQDFLRQRGLPLWDRSDPRRLALITRRCRTADEVARWVVETRNGHNGLSGRCGHGPDGPDGPDGPCAATESIKSTGSIGSRSIESTRSTGTARSGYAEVAANAALTLIAVACSLLERQLAAQAAAFQKEGGFTERLYRTRTSSRKNP; encoded by the coding sequence ATGGAAAATGAGGCGCTGATACCGGCCCATGGCGGGTATCGCAACCTGAAGAGTTTTCAGGTGGCACAACTGGCCTATGATGTGACGGTCAGGTTTTGCGACCGCTACATAGGCAAAAGCAGCCGGACCCACGACCAGATGGTCCAGGCGGCGCGCAGCGGCGTGCAGAACATCGCCGAAGGGAGCCAGGCTTCAGGCACCTCGAAAAAGACCGAGATGAAACTCACAAGTGTGGCTCGCGCCAGCCTCGAAGAGCTGCGCCTGGACTACCAGGATTTTCTGCGCCAGCGGGGGCTTCCCCTGTGGGACCGCTCCGACCCGCGCCGCCTTGCGCTGATAACCAGGAGGTGCCGAACGGCTGACGAGGTGGCACGGTGGGTGGTGGAAACCAGGAATGGACACAATGGACTGAGTGGACGCTGTGGACATGGACCTGATGGACCTGATGGACCTGATGGACCCTGTGCGGCAACTGAGTCCATAAAGTCCACAGGGTCCATTGGGTCCAGGTCCATTGAGTCCACCAGGTCCACTGGCACTGCTCGCTCCGGCTACGCGGAGGTTGCGGCCAATGCCGCTCTCACGCTCATCGCGGTGGCTTGCTCGCTGCTGGAAAGACAGCTCGCCGCCCAGGCGGCGGCTTTCCAGAAAGAGGGAGGCTTCACCGAACGCCTCTACCGCACCCGCACCAGCTCCAGAAAGAACCCTTGA
- a CDS encoding peroxiredoxin yields MFLEGQPAPNFSLQGSDAKTHTLKDYAGRILVLFFYPRDNTPGCTAEAVGFAKLQPLFEQLGAVLVGVSKDSLKSHAKFSADFKLPFTLLSDPDASVMKAYGAYGEKQQYGKTTIGSIRSTVVISPDGMVIKHWPKIPKASEHPDKVLDFFKMLAKGR; encoded by the coding sequence ATGTTTTTGGAAGGACAACCCGCACCTAATTTCTCCCTGCAGGGAAGCGATGCGAAAACCCACACTCTCAAGGATTACGCCGGAAGAATCCTGGTCCTCTTCTTCTATCCGAGGGACAACACGCCCGGCTGCACCGCAGAGGCGGTCGGATTCGCCAAACTGCAGCCGCTGTTCGAGCAACTGGGCGCGGTGCTGGTAGGGGTGAGCAAGGATTCACTCAAATCACACGCGAAATTCAGCGCCGACTTCAAACTCCCCTTCACCCTGCTCTCCGACCCAGATGCTTCCGTGATGAAGGCCTACGGCGCCTATGGGGAGAAGCAGCAGTACGGCAAGACCACCATAGGCAGCATCCGCTCGACCGTGGTCATCTCCCCCGACGGGATGGTGATCAAGCACTGGCCCAAGATTCCCAAGGCATCGGAACATCCGGACAAGGTGCTGGATTTTTTCAAGATGCTGGCCAAGGGAAGGTAG